The Nitrospirota bacterium genome includes the window GAACGGAAAGGAACACCTTAACCGCGCTCATCGGCTTCATATGCATCTCCCCCCTGAATGTCTGGTATGCCCGGGTATAGAATTGATGCAGCATGCCGCTGCCCTTGCATCACGCCCTTATTTCAATGATAGTAGATTCCCTGTCTTTTGCAAGGTACTGTTGCCTAAAGCGTATTCAAATACGCGAGGAGGTCTTGGACCTGCTCATCTTTCAGGTGGGCGAAGGACGGCATGTCGCTGAAAGGGTCCCTGAGCTGTCTCACGACGTTCTCGGGCGTCGCGGGCCGCTTGCTCACCGGCAGCGTCGGGTTCTTCAGGATGCCCTTGTGCCCTGGCGCCATGTCGCCCCTGGCGCTCTTGGGGTCGTGGCACCCGATGCAGAGCTTATCGTACAGCGCCTTGCCCTGCTCGATGCTCTTTTTGTCCTTTTTCACGACGATCTTTGCATCAGCTCCCTTCTGCGCTCCAGCGCTCAAAGACACACCCGAGAACATCAGGAAGATGATCGCTGCAACACCGGTCAGCGTTTTCATAGTTCTCTCCTAAAGTGTATTCATATACGCGATCAGATCGCTTATCTGCGCATCAGATAGAGACGCGAAGGACGGCATCGCCTTCCAGGGCTCTTTCAGCTGTTTGATGATGTTTTCAGGAGTTGCGGGACGGCCGCTGGAGGGCAGTACAGGGCGTTTCAGAATTCCCTTGTGGCCTGGGCCTGCGATCGTCCTGGTGCTGCGGGGGTCGTGGCAGGAAGCGCATCTCTTCTTGTAAAGCCTTTTGCCGCGCTCGATGCTCTCCCTGTCGGCAGCAACCGCGAAAGAGGAAGAAGCGGCCCGCCCTCCATCCCGGCTCGTCACCACCGGCTCCTTTCGGGAGAAATCGGCGATGAGGAGATAGTACCCTCCCGAAGTGCCGAACACGAGGACCGTCAGGACGACCAGGGTCATCCCCATAGCGGCTGCGCGATTGTAGAAGAGCTTATAGAGCTCCACGAAGGAGATCTTCATGAGCAGGATGACCAGCACGGCGAGCGCGAAGACGCCGTGGAGGGACGCCCGCACCGAGGGTTCGGCCTTTGTGGCGGCGATGACATAGAGACAGAGCCCTGCAATGACGAGAAAGAGCAGGAGATAAGCCATCCCGTTGATGCGGTGTATCCTCTTCAGCCGCTCGACACTGTATCTTTTTTCGCTCCTGCCGAAGACCTCGAACATGGTGAAGACCGCAATCCCTGTCAGGGCAAGCAGCACGATCGACAGTATGGTCTTGAAGAGAAAAAGCGGCATCGTCCCTCCTCTCAGCAGCATCCTCTCCCCATTCTATTAGAAAAAGCGGCGGCGCGCAACCGCCGTCCTCGTAATCTGATCTTCGGCATTGTATAATCGTTAATGGTGGGAACATAATGCTCGAATTCATCGTCACCCTGCATCCGGTAACCCAGGCGCTGCTCGCCACCTGCTTCACCTGGCTGGTGACCGCCCTCGGCGCGTCCTTTGTCTTCCTGGCGAGAGAGGTAAACCGGCGGGTCCTGGACGGCATGCTCGGCTTTGCGAGCGGGGTCATGATCGCTGCCAGTTACTGGTCGCTGCTCGCCCCGGCGATCGAAATGTCGGCGGAGAGCGGCCTGCCGGTCTGGTTTCCGCCTGCGGTGGGGTTTCTTTCCGGCGCGGTTTTCCTGAGGATCGTCGATCGGGTATTGCCGCACCTCCACCTCTGGCTTCCGGTCAAGGAGGCTGAAGGGATCAAGACACGCTGGCGGCGGACGACCCTGCTCATCCTCGCCGTCACCCTGCACAACATCCCCGAGGGCCTCGCGGTGGGCGTCGCCTTCGGCGCGGTGGCGGCAGGACTGCCCCAGGCGACCACTGCAGGAGCGGTCGCGCTCGCCATCGGCATAGGGCTGCAGAACTTTCCGGAAGGGATGGCGGTCTCGATGCCGCTCAGACGGGAGGGCATGTCGCGATTGAAGAGCTTCTGGTACGGCCAGCTGTCGGGAATGGTAGAGCCCATAGCCGGGGTTGTCGGCGCAGCGGCGGTGCTCGTATCGAAGCCCCTCCTGCCCTACGCCCTCAGCTTCGCCGCCGGGGCGATGATCTTCGTCACGGTCGAGGAGCTGATCCCCGAGGCGCAGCGGGGAGGCAACACCGACCTCGCCACCATGGGCGCCATCCTCGGATTCACGGTGATGATGATCCTCGACGTCGGCCTTGCGTAGCGCGGTGTGCGCTTCACGGCGTGCAGCACGGCGCGTCAAAGACCGGGGGTGCGCCTTCGAAGCCGCATCCCCTGAAAAACGCTTACCGTTTCGTCTTTCCCCGGAGTTTTGCCTCCTCGCGCAGTGCTGCGGCCATCTCCCTGATCTCGGTCAGGTCGCGCTGCATCTCGCTCCAGCCGTACCAGAGCGCATAATCGGGATTCGAATGGAACGAGCCCTGGAAAGCCCGCATCCGGTGCTCGAGGAACATGACGAAGAGCGTCTGCTCTATGACCGTGGGCGCATCGTGGAACGTCAGCAGGTCGGGGAAGGCGAAGGCGTAGCCCTTCGGCTTCTTCAGGATGCCGTCTTTGTATAATCCCGCAACGATGCGGATCGCCTCGGCCATGAGATGGTCCGCCTCCCTGATCATCAGGTCTCCTTTCTGGAGCTCGCCCCGGGCGAAGTTGGCCGAGTGGCACTGGTTGCAGACCTTCAGCATCCGGTCCCGCTCCTGCTGCCATGCCTCTTGCGTCAGCCGCGCCAGATCCGCTGCCTTGACCGCTTCGAGCCGCTCGGTCGGCTTGCCGTCGGGGCCGAGCACGCCGAGCCCCTGCAGTATGGTGGCGCGGTCCGCTGCCCACTGCTTGTCCTCGGGCATAGGCAGCCTTACGGCAAGGAAGCCCCAGGCGGTCCTGACGCCATGCTCGCCTCCCGGCATGTGACATGTCTGGCATGTCGGCGCTGCGATAGTGTCGGGAAGCACGCCGTTCTGCATCAGCAGATAGCGCACCCCGTGCTTGGAGCCCGAATACATCTCCCACTGCGGATGATCGAACCCCATGTGACAGGTCTGGCAGGCCTGCGGCTGCCGCGCCTCCCTGACCGAGAAGGCATGCCGCGTATGGCAGGAGTCGCAGGCGACCCGCCCGAAGCGATACCCGCCTTTATCGAGCTCCTTGATATCCGCTTCGGACTTTATGCCGATCTTGTGGCATCCGCCGCATCCCTTCATTCCCTCGGTGAGCAGCATCGGCTGGTAATGGATCGTCGGCATCGCCTTCATCGCTGCCCAGGCGAGGGCATGCTTGCCGCTCTTGTACTGTTTCACCCGTTCGGCATGGCAGCCGCCGCAGGTCTCGGGCGTCGGTATCAGGGCCTGCTGGGCATCCTCCCTGGTGCGGTGTTTGTCGCCATGGCAGGCCGCGCAATCGATCCCGTTTTTGCTGTGCTTGCTCAGTTGCCAGTCCGAGATGATGTTGGGGGTGACCTGCTTGTGGCAATCGATGCAGACTTGCGCCGAAGCGAGCGGGACAGAAAGAAGGAGCGAGAAGATAATGACAAGTGTCCGGGAAATCGTGGCCGTTGCATTCATTGCTCTTCACCTCCTAATGCAGGTGTATGGTTGCTACCGTTTACGGGTGAGGAGATGCAGGAGGATCAGGAATTCCATAGGCCGGTCCTCGGCCGTTCTCCTCCTCTTCGCATATGCCTCCCCGCCGGGGGGCTCTCCTGCTATCTCAGAATGAATCCGGGTCTTTTCATCAAGAAGAGGGGCCGGCGGTTCGGGAAGACAGATGATCCCCTGCCGGTACGCCGCCGCCTTGATGACCAGGAGGTCGCGAATACCCCCCTCCTCTACGGGAGCGCGTCTCTCGTGAGCGAGGGCGCACCACTGCACGAGAGAGCCGGATTGAGGGGGGATAAAACCGAGAGCGCACAAAAAGAGAAAGAGGGGCAGGACTCTTTTCACGCCGGCCTCCTGCGCGCGACAACGGAACGGTTTATGAACGCTGAGGGAAACCTTTGTACCTTTACTTCAAAGGTAGCAGGAAACACAGCGCCTGTCAACGAGATAGTGCATACGGCGGCCGTTCAGGGGTTCTGTAAACTCTATCGACACCGCGTGTAAGCGCAGGCGACATTATTGCGGCTCCCGTTCCCTTCCGCCCTTTGGTTTATTGTGATTTTTACCCCGGCACCGATCTTGCAACCGGCTCATCCTAAGTAGAAGCTGTAACACCGGGAAACCAGAAAGCCAGAAAGGAGGAATGTTCATCTCAGCAAGAGAGGCATCACCGTACCTCTGCACAGGGTCGATTGACACCGCAGACAGCGGAAAACATCACGGCACAAAGGAGAACCAATGAAATTCAAGCGCAGCCTGAGTACAGCACCGGTCTTTTTCATTTTCTCTCTCCTGGCAGCGATAATCATCTCTGTCTCCTCGTCAGCGCACGGAGCCGCCGTCTCGAGCAACAGCTCTATCATCAACTGGGAAAGCCTCTCTTACAAGACAAGCGAGGGCATGTCGCTGCATTTCCCGGCCAGGAGCAGCACCTCGTTTGCAGCGGCGTTCAGCTCGTCGTCGTTCGCCGATGACTTTCATTCTTCTGACGGCTGGGGCAGCACGTCCGCCCTGGCGAGTATCGTCTCCCCATCGGGCTCGGCCATAGGAAGCGCCTTTACCAACCCGAGGACCCTCTTCGCCTCTGCAACCGCTTCATCCGCATTCGGCAGCCCGTTCCAGTCCGACGCAGCAGCGCTCCGCTCCGCAGGGTTCAGCGTGTCGGGGAGCGGAGACCTGACGGTGAGCGTCGGCTACAGTTTATCGCAGAGCCTGAGCACTTCGCTCTTCCGCGAGTTTGCAGAGGGCTTCGCCTTCGCAGGGCTCCTCCTGTACTATGACGATAACTCGGCGGTGGCAGCCGACACCGATGTCATTCTGAACTCCATCCTCGACGGCGACTCGCTCTTCGCCTCCCGCACCGGAACCCTGAGCGCCACGTTATTCTTCAATGACGGACAGGGCGGGTTCTTCGACGTGCTCGGCTCCGGCCATTCCGCCGTTGCTCCTGTCCCCGAGCCCTCCACCGTCATTCTCCTGGGTGCGGGGCTGGCAGGCATGGGGCTTTTACGGAAGCGGTTCAAACGCAGCGCCTAGAGATAAGCCTAGAGATAAGGAGGATGGCATGATACCGGTTACTGCTCCGTTAAGGAGAGCGCCGGGGGTTGCTCTGACCCTGGCGGCGCTCTTCCTTATCGCACTTCCCTCATTGCTCCAGGCATACACCTGCGAGCGCATCATCACTGCTGACGTGGTCGCCATCAACCAGTCTATCCCCCTCAACAGGTTCGGCGCGATCAGTCCCGACGGGATGATCTTCGCCCTGAAGCGGGATGTGGTCATGAGCAGCGGAGGCGCTTCGCTGCGGCCGGATAAGCGACCGCGTCCGCTCGTGCTGCGCATGAATGCCGGGGACTGCCTCCGGATCACCTTTACGAATCTCCTCGACGGCGTCCAGGGAGACCAGCCTGCGACACGGGCGGCCTCGATCCATGTAAACGGCCTGCAGCTCGTCAATTCGATCACGGATGACGGCTCCAATGTCGGGACCAATCCGAGCAGTCTCGTCATGCCCGGCGACACCGCCGTCTATACGCTCTACGCTGAAAAGGAAGGCACGCACCTTCTCTACAGCACCGGCGCCATGACCGGCGGCGAGGGCAACAGCGGCTCGCTCGCCTTCGGCCTCTTCGGCGCGGTGAACGTACAGCCGAAGGGAGCCGAATGGTATCGCAGCCAGCTCACAAGGGCCGAGATTGATATGGCTGCCGACCGGGACAAGAACGGCACGGTCGACTATGACGAACAGACTGCCGATGGGCACCCGCTGATCGATTACGACGCGAAGTATCCTGCAGGTTATGCCTATAAGGAGGGACAGCCGGTCATAAGGATACTGAACGACTACAACGAGATCGTCCATTCAGACCTGACCGCTATCATCACCGGCCCGTACCGCGGCCCGTTCCCTGCAGGCACCTACAAGCCCAACCCGGCATATCCGGACAGGGACCAGCCGTTCCGCGAGTTCACCATCCTGTTCCACGACGAGATCGGCGCGGTTCAGGCATTCCCCGAGTTCAATGATCCTGTCCTGGGTTTCACCCTGCACGGGATAAGGGACATGTTCGGCATCAACTACGGGGCTGCGGGGCTCGGCTCGATGCTGCTCGCCAACAGGAAGGGCGTGGGCCCGAACAGGAACTGCGCCGAGTGCGCCTATGAGGATATGAGCTTCCTCTCGTGGGCGAACGGCGATCCGGCGATGGTAGTCGACAATCCCGCCAATACGGGGCTGCAGGCGACGAAGGCGCTCTATCCCGACGACCCCTCGAATGTCTACCACAGCTACATCGCCGACCATACGAAGTTCCGGATACTCCATGCAGGCAAAGAACACCACATCTTCCATCTCCACAACCACCAGTGGCTCTTCAACCCCGATGACGACAACTCCACTTATCTCGACAGCCAGGCAATAGGGCCGGGCTCGTCCTACAACCTCGAGATCGCCTACAACGGCGGCGGCAACCGCAACCAGTCGTACGCCGATTCGATCTTCCACTGCCACTTCTACCCGCACTTCGCGAGCGGCATGTGGTCGCTGTGGCGCGTGCATGACGTCTTTGAAAACGGCACGATACTCGATGCCGACGGCAGGCCCGCGCCGAAATCTCGGGCGCTCCCCGACGGCGAGATACTGGCGGGCTCGCCGATCCCCGGTCTCGTGCCGCTCCCGGGACTGCCCATGGCGCCCATGCCGGCGAACGTGCAGCTCGTCGCAGCGGACATTACCGGCGACGGCATACCGGATTCGAGCCAGATCGACCTGAACGACGACGGGATACCGGATTTCAGACAGGTGCAGGATGTCACTATAGCAAAGAACCCCGGGTACCCGTTTCACATGCCTGCCGTCGCAGGCCATGAGCCGCCCGAGCCGCCCTTGAGCAAGCTCTTCGACGGCGGGTTCCCAAGGCATGTAATGGCTGCAGGAGTGCAGGTGGCGGTCACCAACAGGTTCGAGATTACCAGTGAGCTCCACAATGCGACTGCCTACCGCCTCCCCGAGGCAGGGACGCATGTCGAGAAGACCACCATCGACTTCCATGCGACAAGATTCCACCCGACCTTCACGCCCGAAGGCGCGCCTGCGCAGTTCGAGACTAACGGACGTCCCGCCGTGCGTGGCGCGCCGTTCGCCGACCCCTGCAAGCTCGACAACGGCACGCCGGTGGCGGTCAACCGCACCTACAAGGGAGCGGTCATCGATCCCGATGTGAAGATCAACAAGGCGGGCTGGCATTTCCCCCAATCGCACATCGTCGCCCTGTGGGAGGATGTAGCGCCTCTCATGTCAGGGGCAAAAGCGCCCGAGCCGTTCATCTTCCGCACCAACTCCGAGGATTGCATAGAGTTCCACCACACCAATCTCACGGCGCACGAAGAGGAAGCCAACGCTTTTCAGATCAGGCACAACACAGTGATGATCGGCCAGCACATCCACCTGGTCAAATTCGATGTCCAGGCCTCCAACGGCGGCTCGACCGGCTACAACTATGAGGATTCGAGCATGAGTCCCGAAGCGGTTCGCCACCACATCCATGCCGTCAATGAAACCGGGGGCATCATCAATGAGGATGGAACCCGGACACCGCTGGTCGCGCAGCCGCATCCCTTCTTCAAAGATGTGCCCGGCGTGGACGCGCTCGGCGCACAGACAACGGTCTATCGCTGGTATGCGGACTCCCTTTTGAACAACCAGGGAGTGGACAGGACATTGGGCAATGTCTTCACCCATGACCACATGACGCCTTCGACCAACCAGCATACCGGTCTCTACGGCATGTTCATCGTCGAGCCCAAAGGATCGAGCTGGCGCAACCCGGAGACCGGAGCATTCTTCGGCACACGCGCCGACGGAGGCCCGACGAGCTGGAGGGCCGATATCCTCACCGCCAACCCGCGGGACAGCTTCCGCGAGTTTGTTTTCATGTTCCAGGACTTCCAGCTCGCGTTCCTCAAAGGCGCGTGCGTTGCGCCGGGAGACCCTTCGTGCCTCGACGTGCTCAAGGCGGTAAATCCTCCGGGCAAGGTGGAAGTAGGCCTGCCGTTCCTGCTCGCGCCGCCTGACGTCTGCCCCGGCGGAGTGGAGCCCCCCTGCCCTGAAGCCATCTCGGCGGACGACCCCGGGACCTTCTCGGTGAACTTCCGGAACGAGCCCATCGCCCTTCGCGTGCGCGATCCTCAAACCAACAAGCAGGCTGCGGGGCTCAAGGGAGACCTGGCGTATGCCTTTGCTTCGCGCACCGACCGCGCAGACCCGGCATTCAACATGCAGCCCGCGTTTTATCCGCCGCTTACTGCGGATGTGCGGCCGAGCGACCCCTTCACCCCGATGATGAGGGTCTATGAGAACGACCGGGTGAGGATCAGGATACAGGTCGGCGCGCAGGAAGAGGGACATATCTTTTCGATGCACGGCGTCAAGTGGCTGCAGGAGTTCGCGAGCCCGAACTCTGGCTACCGGAACGCCCAGATGATGGGGATATCCGAACAGTTCATCCTCGATGTGCCGATCAACCCGAATCGTACACAACTGGGAGTTGCAACAGACTACCTCTACACAACCAATGCAGCGGTCGACGGCTACTGGAACGGCACATGGGGCCTGATGCGCGCCTACTCGACCCTGAGGGGCGATCTCAGACCGCTGCCGAGCAACCCGGTCGGGCCGCTGGGCCTCAACATCCTCAACATCGCGAGCTTTCCGGGCATGTGTCCTTCGACCGCGCCGCTCAAGAAGTTCGACGTCACCGCAGTCACCGCACAGAATGCGCTGCCGGGCGGGACCCTGATATACAACTCCCGCACGGAAAACGGCGGTCCGCTGAACGACCCGACCGCGCTGCTCTATGTGAGGACAGCGGACCTCGACGCCTACGGCAAGCTCAAGGCGAACGTCCCGGTCGAGCCCCTTATACTGAGGGCCAATGCAGGCGATTGCATCGAAGTAACGCTCAGGAACAAGTTGCCCGTGCAGTTGCCCGATCCCGGCGATCCGGATACGTGGGGCTTCAGCACCCTTCCGATGATCGTGAACAACTTCAATTCAAATGAGCTGAGGCCGTCGAGCCATGTGGGGCTCCACCCGCAGCTCGTGGCCTATGATGTAACAAAGAGCGACGGGGCCAACGTAGGGATCAATGTCGCCCAGACCGTTGCGCCGAACGGCACGAGGACGTACCGCTGGTATGCAGGAGACATCAAGTTCAACAGCGCAACCCGCCTGCTCTCCGCAATCCCTGCCGAATTCGGGGCGACGAATCTCATCTCTTCCGACAGGATCAAGCACAGCAACAAGGGGGCTATCGGGGCGCTGGTCATCGAGCCGAAAGGCGCAAGCGTGATCGAGGATTACGGGACCCGCGCCGCGGCAACGGTGAAAAAGCCCGACGGCAGCTCGTTCCGGGAATTCGTCCTCCTCTTCCAGGACGATGTGAACCTGAGGTTCGGCAGCGATGCCTTCGGGTTCGCTGCAGGCGACGCCGTGCCCAACACTGCCGAGGCCGAAGACCCGGAGGATTCGGGACAGAAGGCCCTCAATTACCGCACCGAGCCGTTCTGGTTCCGCCTCGGGTTTGCGCCGGACACTCCTTTGATGATGACCCGCGAAGAGGACTTCAGCAACGTCCTCTCCAATGACCTGATCGGCGGCGACCCCGAGACACCGGTCTTCACCGCGAAGAAGGGAGCGCCGACGCGGTTCCGCATACTCCAGCCCGGCGGGCATGCGCGCAACCATGTCTTCACCCTGCACGGCCATACATGGCAGCGGCAGCCTTACCAGAACAATTCAACGGTGATAGGCGACAGGCCGCTTTCGTTCCTGATGAGCGCGCAGGAGGGTCATGGGCCGGCCAACCACTTCGACGTCGTCCCGCAGCACGGGGCCGGCGGCAATTTCAACGTAAAAGGCGACTACCTCTACCGCGACAATGCGTCGTTTTTCCTCGACGGCGGCATGTGGGGTCTGTTCAGGGTAACCGAGTAAAAGCGTTATTACCACAGAGGACACAGAGTGTACAGAGAAAAAATTCTCGAAGAAAATAATGATTTCTCTCCATGCCTCCGTGTCCTCTGTGGTTCAAGAGCACATTAATCCGGAAGGGAGGAGCTTCTGCAAGGTGAGAAACAATAGCGTCGTTTTCATTATTCTTTTCTGCCTCTTCGCATGTATAGCCGCCGACTCATTTGCTGACAGCGACGGGGTCAGGATAGAGTTCTCGGCAATACCGCTCAATGCCGGAGAGCTTCGTGAAGGTGGCCATGCGACCATGCGCTTCAGGATTACGAACACCGGGACCGGCGAGCCCTTGACTTCGCTGAGGCCGATGGTATGGATCGACCGCACGAATGGACCGGGCGAAAGGAGCGCCGGCAGTCTCGCCTGTGAAGACAGGGTCGGCGCACACCTTCAGCGGCGGCTGGGCGCCCGTCCCGATATCGACCTGGGCGGCTACTTCATCCTCACGATGAACAGCGACGCCTCCCTCTCCGTCATAGACCCGATGAACGGCGTCAAGGGCATCACGCAGCTCTATGCAATGGTCACCCTCGATGCGCCCGGCGAAGACTGGGCTGCGGACAGCGACAGGGGGAAGCTCTTCGTCACCATGCCGTCGGTCCGCAAAGTCGCGGTCGTGGATACGGGAACATTCAAGGTGCTCAAAAATATCGACGCAGGGAGCGCACCTGGCCGCATCGCCCTGCAGCCTGACGGAGCATATGTGTGGATCGGCAATAACGCAGGAGATAGAGATGAAAGCGGTGTCGTGGCAATCGATGCGGAAAGGCTCACTGTTGCCGCCCGCATTCCGACCGGCGCAGGACATCATGACATGGCGTTCTCCGAAAACAGTCGCTATGTCTTCGTCACGAGCGACAAGGACAGGACCGTCTCGGTCATCGATACGCAGTTATTAAGAAAGATAAAAGACATCGAGACCGGAGGGGTACCTGTCGCCATAGCCTTTTCTCAGGCAAGCGGAGCGGTCTATGCCGCCAGCGAAGATGATGGCGTCATCACGGTCATCGATGCTCAGAGACACGAGATCACCGCGCGGTTCGGAACAGCGCCCGGAATCGCTGCGCTGCGCTTCAGTCCCGACGGACGCTGGGGTTTTGCAGTGAATGCGAAGAAGGACCTCGTACATATCATCGATGCGATGAGCAACAGGGCAGTCCATTCAGTAGGGACCGGGGCTGCTCCGTATCAGGTAGCATTTACCGGCAAGGCCGCCTATATCCGCTCGCAAGGGACCGGGGACATCACGCTTATTCACCTGTCTGACCTGGACACGAACGCCCCGCGCGCCGCTCTCAGGATACCGATCGGGCAGAGCGCTCCGCAGGCATCTCCCTCTTATTCACTCGCCCCTGCCCTCTTCCCTGCGCCTGAAGGAGACGTCATGCTGATCACCAATCCTGCCGACACGCTCACGTATTACTACCGGGAAGACATGCAGGCGCCCATGGGAACCTTCAAGAACTACGGCCGATCGCCCAGGGCGGTAAGGGTGGTGGACAGGGGCCTCCGGGAAAAAGGCGACGGTACTTACACGGCCGGAATAAGGCTCCCGGAAAGCGGCGCCTACCAGGTCGCCTTTTTCATCGATACCCCAAAGGTTGTCGAATGCTTTGAGCTCACCGTACCTCCCGGTCACCGGCTGTCGAACAAGCACGATAAAGGGCTTCTCAAGGTAGAGTTCCTCACCAGGGAGACGAAAATACGCCCCGGCGAAAAGGTCGGGCTGCAGTTCAGACTGACGGATGCCGTGAGCAATGAACCGAAGGACGGCGTCGGCGACCTCATTGTCCTTGCATCCCTTGCGTCGGGCCAGTGGCAGCAGCGGTACCAGGCAAAGCCCGTGGGCGGAGGCATTTACGAAACGCAGCTCAGTCTCCCCCGTCAAGGCGTGTATTACGTATTCTTATCGAGCCCTTCATTAAAAGCAGGATTCAACCGCATGGAGCATCTGGTGCTGCAGGCAGCAGATAAATGAAACGGCAGGAGTTTTGAGAGGTTCAGAAAAAGGAGAAAGCACATGAGAACGAAAACAAGAGCGCTCATCACGCTGCTGGTCGGACTGCTTATCGTCATGGCCGGCCCGCCGTCCTACGCCGTATTGAAGGCGGTAGGGCCTGTCTCGCAAAGTACGGGGTTCTTCCCGGCGTGGTACTCTGATCGCAACAACGACGCGTTCGAGCTCTGTCTGCCGTCTCCGGGCCCCGAGCTCCAGAACGGGTACTGTCTGCTGCTCCCCGCAGATATTCCCGATCCGAATGCGCCCGTATCGTTCCCGAACAACTTCCCTGAAGAGGCGTTCTGGTGGTCGGCCGGCGCCACGATCGACCTGGGCAACGGCAATTCGGCAGACCTGGTACTGGCGCTCGAAGCGGCGTTCCTCAACGGGGCGCCGGCGGCAGGAGACCAGGTGAGCTTCGGCAGGGTCCGCATCCGGATCGATACTGACGCGGTCGGGACTTACACCGTAACTCATCCTTTCGGCGTCGAAACCTTTACCGTCACCGCCGAGGAGGCGGGCAACCGCGCCATCAACTTTACCAGGGATATCGGCATCACTACGCCCGGAGACTTCACCGGCGCGCTCATCAGCGATATCGGCCCCTTCCTCAAAGCGTCGGCAGCGCCGGGCGGAGCTCCGCTTCCCTACGTAGAGCTCATTCCCGGAAAGTTCTATGTCGCCGATCCCAACACGCCTACAAATGTTACCGGCAGCCCCTTCAATACGAATTTCTTCCGCGTCGAGGGCCCCGCAGGATTCGCTGCCGTGGAGACGACCGACTTCAATCTGCAGGGGAGAGTGTTCAGGGGCACTCCGGTAACGATCGACCGCGCAACCTACCGCAGGACAGGCGGCAACATCATAGTCGATGCATGGGCGAACTCTCTCAGCGGAGCTTCACTTGCAGCAGGTCTTGTCGGCAGCCCCCAGGCTTCAATGCAAGGGAGCAACGAGAGCTTTTTCGGCAGCTTCACCGCTTCGTTACTGCCGTCATTGATTGAAGTGACGGCGTCGATGACAGGCAGGCTCACCTCTACCGTCCAGAGCTCCTTAAGCGATGTCGTTTCCATCTCTCAGGCCGACTTCGACAGCGGCTCAGGGGTGCTGACGATAGCGGCAGCGTCGAGCGATCAGAACGTTGCCACACTGATTGTCGAGAGCATCGGCGCTGTTTCAAACGGCGGCGCCGCGACCTTCACGCTCCCGATTCCGCCTTCAAGCGTTACCGTCACCTCACCCCAAGGAGGGTCTGATACCGAGCCGGTCACGATCGTGGCAGGGGCTTCAGGGAATATTCCACCCGTTGCAACGGCTGACGCTTATTCGGTCAATGCAAACGCAACCCTTACCGTAGCGGCTCCGGGCGTGCTCGGCAACGATACCGATCCCGACAACAACCTTCCGCTTACCGCCGTCCTGGTGACC containing:
- a CDS encoding cytochrome c, with amino-acid sequence MKTLTGVAAIIFLMFSGVSLSAGAQKGADAKIVVKKDKKSIEQGKALYDKLCIGCHDPKSARGDMAPGHKGILKNPTLPVSKRPATPENVVRQLRDPFSDMPSFAHLKDEQVQDLLAYLNTL
- a CDS encoding cytochrome c, producing MPLFLFKTILSIVLLALTGIAVFTMFEVFGRSEKRYSVERLKRIHRINGMAYLLLFLVIAGLCLYVIAATKAEPSVRASLHGVFALAVLVILLMKISFVELYKLFYNRAAAMGMTLVVLTVLVFGTSGGYYLLIADFSRKEPVVTSRDGGRAASSSFAVAADRESIERGKRLYKKRCASCHDPRSTRTIAGPGHKGILKRPVLPSSGRPATPENIIKQLKEPWKAMPSFASLSDAQISDLIAYMNTL
- a CDS encoding ZIP family metal transporter translates to MLEFIVTLHPVTQALLATCFTWLVTALGASFVFLAREVNRRVLDGMLGFASGVMIAASYWSLLAPAIEMSAESGLPVWFPPAVGFLSGAVFLRIVDRVLPHLHLWLPVKEAEGIKTRWRRTTLLILAVTLHNIPEGLAVGVAFGAVAAGLPQATTAGAVALAIGIGLQNFPEGMAVSMPLRREGMSRLKSFWYGQLSGMVEPIAGVVGAAAVLVSKPLLPYALSFAAGAMIFVTVEELIPEAQRGGNTDLATMGAILGFTVMMILDVGLA
- a CDS encoding multiheme c-type cytochrome — encoded protein: MNATATISRTLVIIFSLLLSVPLASAQVCIDCHKQVTPNIISDWQLSKHSKNGIDCAACHGDKHRTREDAQQALIPTPETCGGCHAERVKQYKSGKHALAWAAMKAMPTIHYQPMLLTEGMKGCGGCHKIGIKSEADIKELDKGGYRFGRVACDSCHTRHAFSVREARQPQACQTCHMGFDHPQWEMYSGSKHGVRYLLMQNGVLPDTIAAPTCQTCHMPGGEHGVRTAWGFLAVRLPMPEDKQWAADRATILQGLGVLGPDGKPTERLEAVKAADLARLTQEAWQQERDRMLKVCNQCHSANFARGELQKGDLMIREADHLMAEAIRIVAGLYKDGILKKPKGYAFAFPDLLTFHDAPTVIEQTLFVMFLEHRMRAFQGSFHSNPDYALWYGWSEMQRDLTEIREMAAALREEAKLRGKTKR
- a CDS encoding PEP-CTERM sorting domain-containing protein — encoded protein: MKFKRSLSTAPVFFIFSLLAAIIISVSSSAHGAAVSSNSSIINWESLSYKTSEGMSLHFPARSSTSFAAAFSSSSFADDFHSSDGWGSTSALASIVSPSGSAIGSAFTNPRTLFASATASSAFGSPFQSDAAALRSAGFSVSGSGDLTVSVGYSLSQSLSTSLFREFAEGFAFAGLLLYYDDNSAVAADTDVILNSILDGDSLFASRTGTLSATLFFNDGQGGFFDVLGSGHSAVAPVPEPSTVILLGAGLAGMGLLRKRFKRSA